DNA sequence from the Streptomyces cinnabarinus genome:
AGACCTGGTTGTACAGCCGCTCGTCCATGGACCAGCCGGTGGCGTCGCCCGCGACGGGCTGTCCGGGCTGACCCGGCTGGGCCGGGGGCGCGGGCGGTGCGGGCGGCGGGGCGGTGTTCTGCCGGCGCGGGTGGCTGTAGTTGACGCCGCCGTTGGTGGCGGGCGGTTCGCCGGCCGCGGCCGGATAGCCGGACGCGGGCGTGTTCTGCGGCGGCTGCCCGCCGTACGGAGGCGTCGCGGGCGACGGCGGTACGGCGCCGGAGGCGCCCTGGGTGCCGTACGGCGAGGTGGGGGTGGGTCCGGTCTGGTCGGGGCCCACGGCGGGCGCGGTCTGCGGCCGGTGCCGGTCGGTGTCCGCCGTACGGGGCGGGGGTGCCGGGACCGAGCGGGCCACGCCCTGGGCCACCGCTTCGTTGATGCTGTTCGCCAGCGTGCCGGCCTCGGGCAGGTTCTGGTCGGCGAGCAGCTCGGCGAGCCCGCCCGCGTAGCCCTGGCCGATGGCGCGCACCTTCCAGGCGTCCTGGCGGCGGTAGAGCTCCAGGGCGACGACGGCCGACTCGGCGTCCAGGCCGGTGATGGTGTAGCTGGCCACCTCGGTGCCGTCGAGGCCGGTGACCGCGATGAAGGGGGCGGCGATCGCGCCGAAGCGGACCGGGCCCCCCACGCCGGTGGGCAGGGCGAGCAGCACACTGACCCGGTGCACGGCTTCGGGCACGGCGTCCAGGTCCACCGCTAGACGATGGTCGGCTGCCGCCTGCCGGGAGACCTCCAGGCCCGGCAGGACGGGCGTGCCCGGATGGGCCACCCACTCCGTGCCGTGGACCTTGCCGTTGTCGTCGCTGAGCGTGGCGCCCGCCACGATCGGCGCGCCGGCCGAGACCCGGATCTCAAGACGGGCCTGGGAGAGCGGGTGGTTCTGTCCCCGCACCAGCTCGGCCGTCATCGCCTTCGTCCCCCTGTGTCGCTGTGTCTCGTGTCGTGAAGTGTGCTGCTCGCCGGTGGGACCTACAGGTGCGGCAGGATCGCCGGCATCAGGTCCTGGAAGGTACGGCCGTTGGCGGGAGTGCCGAGGGCCGTCATCGTCCAGCCGGGGCCGGTGCGGTGCACCTTGGCCATGATCTGGGCCGTGTAGGCGCCGCCGCCCGCGAGCGTGTAGCGGGCGAGCTCCTGGCCGTTGGTCTCGTCGACCAGACGGCAGAAGGCGTTCTGCACCTCCTGGAAGGTCTGGCCCGTGAAGGAGTTCACGGTGAAGACGATCTGGTCGATGTGGACCGGGACGCGGGCCAGGTCGACGAGGACTGCCTCGTCGTCGCCACCCTGGCCGACACCGCCGACCAGGTTGTCACCGGTGTGCCGGACCGAGCCGTCGTCGCTCACCAGGTGACGGAAGAAGACCACGTCGACCGGCTGCTTGTCGGCGAACAGAACGGCGGAGGCGTCCAGGTCGACCTCACGGGTGCGCGAGCCGAACAGGCCACGCCGGGGGGCCGCCTGCCAGCCGAGACCCATGCGCACCGCGGTCAGGCTGCCGCCGTCGTTCTTCTGCAGACTGATGGCCTGACCCTTGGTCATGTTGACGGTCACGTGCTGAATCCCCTCTCGAACTGTCCCCTGTTTCCGCGGAGTCCGCGGATGACGAGAACCCTACGCAGGGGCACTGACAGTGCCTAACCCAGGTCCGCACTTTGTGTCGGTCTTGCAACACTGCGCGCCCCGCGCGGTCCCCCTGTCCCCTCAGGCCAGGCCCGCCTCCTTCATCTGGCGCAGTTCCTTCTTCATCTCGGAGACCTCGTCGCGCAGCCGGGCCGCGATCTCGAACTGGAGGTCGGCCGCCGCGGCACGCATCCGCGCGGTCATCTCCTCGATCTGCTCGGTGAGCTCAGCGGCGGGCCGGTCGGTGGGCACGGTCTCCTTGGACTTGCCCTTGCTCTTGGCCGACTTCGCACTCAGGGAGGGCACGGGAGCCTTGGCGCCCTTGCCGTCCTTGGTCTTGCGGTAGCCGGAGCCGAGGAGTTGCTCGGTGTCGACGTCCTCGCGGGCGATCTGCGCGACGATGTCGTTGATCTTCTTGCGCAGTGGCTGCGGGTCGATGCCGTTGGCCCTGTTGTACGCGACCTGCTTCTCCCGGCGGCGGTTGGTCTCGTCGATGGCCTTCTCCATCGCCGCGGTGATCTTGTCGGCGTACATGTGGACCTGGCCGGAGACGTTGCGCGCGGCGCGGCCGATGGTCTGGATCAGGGAGGTGCCCGAGCGCAGGAAGCCCTCCTTGTCCGCGTCGAGGATGGCCACCAGGGAGACCTCGGGCAGGTCCAGGCCCTCGCGCAGGAGGTTGATGCCGACCAG
Encoded proteins:
- a CDS encoding TerD family protein; the protein is MTVNMTKGQAISLQKNDGGSLTAVRMGLGWQAAPRRGLFGSRTREVDLDASAVLFADKQPVDVVFFRHLVSDDGSVRHTGDNLVGGVGQGGDDEAVLVDLARVPVHIDQIVFTVNSFTGQTFQEVQNAFCRLVDETNGQELARYTLAGGGAYTAQIMAKVHRTGPGWTMTALGTPANGRTFQDLMPAILPHL